GCGGGTTCGAATCCCGCCCCGGGCACTCCTAGTCGCCGGTCGAGCCGTCGATCATCTCCCGAAGGATGTCGGCGTGGCCGTTGTGCCGCGCGGCCTCCTCGATCATGTGGGTGAGGATCCAACGGAGACTGAAATCGCTGCCCGATCGGGGGCG
This DNA window, taken from Actinomycetota bacterium, encodes the following:
- a CDS encoding DUF664 domain-containing protein, with translation RPRSGSDFSLRWILTHMIEEAARHNGHADILREMIDGSTGD